Proteins encoded within one genomic window of Geotalea daltonii FRC-32:
- a CDS encoding 6-bladed beta-propeller yields MGIVHRYDLESREVGYLLMAGEDVLSSPVGVAVDSAKNLYVSDSLNGKVYKYDKNGKFLGELKPEKPFSRPAGIAVNSKDEKYVVDVLAHKLYLFDKEDRFKSPFPRESEDQELSYPSNVAVDSSDNVYITDSMNFTIKKFTPDGELKGKIGDIGDAPGSFARPKGIAIDGEGHLYVIDATLDDFQIFNSGGKLLLHVGKNGARPGEFYLPSGIYIDKKDHIFIADTYNSRVQVFQYLREGTKQ; encoded by the coding sequence ATGGGGATTGTTCACAGATACGATTTGGAGTCACGGGAGGTGGGATACCTTCTCATGGCCGGGGAGGATGTGCTGTCGAGTCCTGTAGGGGTCGCGGTTGATTCCGCTAAAAACCTGTATGTCTCCGATTCGTTGAATGGCAAGGTGTATAAATACGATAAAAATGGAAAATTTCTTGGGGAATTAAAACCGGAAAAACCCTTCTCCAGGCCGGCCGGTATTGCAGTAAACAGCAAAGACGAAAAGTATGTGGTGGATGTTCTGGCACACAAACTGTATCTTTTTGACAAAGAAGATCGCTTTAAGAGTCCTTTCCCGCGAGAAAGTGAAGATCAGGAACTTAGTTACCCATCCAATGTTGCAGTGGATAGCAGTGATAATGTGTATATTACCGATTCAATGAATTTCACCATTAAAAAGTTTACGCCTGATGGCGAACTTAAGGGCAAAATTGGCGACATAGGCGACGCTCCCGGTTCTTTCGCCAGGCCAAAAGGGATAGCTATTGACGGGGAAGGTCATCTTTATGTTATTGATGCCACCCTTGATGATTTCCAGATCTTTAACTCGGGAGGAAAACTCCTTCTGCATGTGGGGAAAAATGGCGCAAGACCTGGGGAATTTTATTTGCCCAGCGGTATATATATCGATAAAAAGGATCATATCTTCATCGCAGACACTTACAACAGCAGAGTGCAGGTTTTTCAGTATTTGAGAGAGGGTACGAAACAGTGA
- a CDS encoding cytochrome c3 family protein, which translates to MKKVLVGMAVLISLIILQKNSFAIYGPKVTETGNKHNLSYDNTGVTYKASDSSDPRARQICIFCHTPHNAVINRGLWNRMETTQVFGQYTATGLRIRTDLKAISDYNEPNGASRLCLSCHDGVTALGAVARGTNIAINGDLAKVMAGINVFDRTKVTNSHHPVSFNYARVQQALPDYKVVSSDGKVKLDGQGRMQCTTCHDPHQTRDTTMPFWVWDYIPPDPPSDPANSHDAVCVTCHQFPNNTF; encoded by the coding sequence GTGAAAAAGGTTCTTGTCGGAATGGCTGTTCTCATTAGCCTGATAATTCTCCAGAAAAACAGTTTTGCCATTTATGGTCCCAAGGTAACCGAGACAGGCAACAAGCACAACTTGTCCTATGACAATACTGGGGTTACATACAAGGCCTCCGATTCCAGTGATCCTCGCGCACGCCAGATATGTATATTCTGCCATACACCTCACAATGCGGTGATCAATCGTGGATTGTGGAACAGGATGGAGACCACCCAGGTCTTCGGACAATACACCGCTACGGGTCTTCGCATCAGAACCGATCTCAAAGCCATAAGCGATTATAACGAACCAAATGGTGCATCACGGCTCTGTCTCAGTTGTCATGACGGAGTTACTGCACTCGGAGCCGTTGCTCGGGGCACCAACATAGCCATAAACGGTGATCTTGCCAAGGTTATGGCCGGAATCAACGTTTTCGATCGCACTAAAGTTACCAATTCCCATCACCCTGTTTCCTTCAATTATGCCCGAGTGCAGCAAGCCCTGCCTGATTACAAGGTCGTTTCTTCCGATGGGAAAGTAAAACTTGACGGACAAGGCAGGATGCAGTGCACCACCTGTCATGATCCTCATCAGACCAGGGATACGACCATGCCTTTCTGGGTATGGGACTACATACCACCGGATCCCCCTTCGGATCCTGCGAACTCACACGATGCAGTATGTGTTACCTGTCATCAATTTCCTAACAATACCTTCTAA
- a CDS encoding cytochrome c3 family protein, which translates to MYKILFISVSLLAMSLSISAFGADKVTHLDGTKVPRGCATCHNRFNFKTGGGVAICIVCHGDPSRISQEYKFMPKKFAPKMSDQKNVEAEFKKPYRHPAFEFSAGVHRAQENFPETDSRAQRHATCGDCHNVHYSTSTNKFAGLKNKRGLVTSISNEYELCYRCHGDSANLPSRSTNKRVLFASTNPSFHPIEAEGRNSAVVSLLKPYKEKKIIPGDVSRISCSDCHGSDNSSSPSGPHGSNYEFILVENYSIRDNQSESPQNYALCYRCHSRTSIMSDESFKYHSLHINGRAAGSSFSGTSCHTCHDSHGSTEYKYLIRFNQEIVAANANGTLKFVEKGVASFRGECYLSCHGVDHDPKKY; encoded by the coding sequence ATGTATAAAATACTTTTCATATCCGTGTCGCTGCTAGCCATGTCCCTATCGATATCAGCGTTCGGGGCCGACAAAGTTACCCACCTGGATGGGACAAAGGTACCTCGTGGTTGCGCCACATGTCATAATCGTTTCAATTTCAAGACAGGGGGCGGCGTTGCAATATGCATTGTTTGCCATGGTGATCCTTCCCGGATTTCCCAGGAATACAAATTCATGCCAAAAAAATTTGCCCCCAAAATGTCCGACCAGAAAAACGTCGAGGCTGAGTTTAAAAAGCCCTATCGCCATCCTGCCTTCGAATTTTCAGCAGGAGTGCACCGGGCACAGGAGAATTTTCCTGAAACGGATTCCAGGGCACAGCGTCATGCAACGTGCGGCGATTGCCATAATGTTCACTATTCCACCTCTACCAACAAATTTGCCGGATTAAAGAATAAAAGGGGGTTGGTAACGTCCATATCCAATGAGTATGAGCTTTGCTACCGGTGTCATGGCGATAGTGCAAATCTTCCCTCACGATCTACAAATAAAAGAGTTCTGTTCGCTTCAACAAATCCATCCTTTCATCCCATTGAAGCCGAAGGTAGAAATTCGGCTGTAGTCAGTCTATTGAAACCATACAAGGAAAAAAAGATTATTCCGGGAGATGTATCCCGAATTTCATGCAGCGACTGCCATGGAAGCGATAATTCCTCATCTCCTTCTGGACCACATGGCTCCAACTATGAGTTCATCCTGGTAGAAAATTACTCTATCAGGGACAATCAGTCCGAGTCGCCGCAGAATTATGCTCTATGCTATCGGTGTCATAGTCGCACCAGCATCATGAGCGATGAAAGCTTCAAGTATCACTCGCTGCATATCAATGGAAGGGCCGCCGGTTCATCTTTTTCAGGTACTTCCTGCCATACCTGCCATGATTCCCATGGAAGTACCGAATACAAATATCTTATTAGATTCAACCAGGAGATAGTTGCCGCCAATGCAAACGGAACCTTGAAATTTGTGGAAAAAGGAGTAGCTTCATTCCGTGGCGAATGTTATCTTTCGTGCCACGGCGTGGACCACGATCCAAAAAAATATTAA
- a CDS encoding type II secretion system F family protein has translation MSLFKCKIGAADGKILEKELEAANVSVLKQSLEEQGFFVFELKKKPMQFLQDVGISRRKVDNKALLTFNQELLVLIKAGLPIIQALDTILERVEKGRLPEILNDVREDVKGGAALSTAFQKHPKVFPHLYIASVQAGERTGDLPQTISRYIAFLKKSEGFKKKVISALIYPGIILTVAFLAVTMLLVYVVPTFSQVYADSKSSLPLPTQMLIGFTSVLKRYFLVAVGLIIISAFLLRKWSETEAGRFRVDSLKIRIPFVGPLLIKYAMTTFMRTLATVMGSGIPIVESLRMSVGTLNNMLLERKLLAAVVRVEEGVQLSSALEGTRMMPPLALRMLGVGETTGSLEEMLGDISEYFEEEIERHLNVLTTSIEPAIMVIMGIIIGGIIITMYLPIFKIAGTVG, from the coding sequence ATGTCTCTCTTTAAATGTAAAATAGGTGCCGCAGACGGCAAAATTCTTGAAAAGGAACTTGAGGCTGCAAATGTTTCCGTTCTCAAGCAAAGCCTTGAGGAGCAAGGCTTTTTTGTTTTTGAGCTTAAGAAAAAGCCAATGCAGTTTCTTCAGGACGTTGGTATCAGTCGCCGCAAGGTTGACAATAAAGCCCTCCTTACCTTTAACCAGGAATTACTGGTGCTGATCAAAGCCGGTCTACCGATCATTCAGGCGCTTGATACCATTTTGGAGCGGGTAGAGAAGGGGCGTTTGCCCGAAATACTGAATGACGTCCGGGAGGATGTTAAGGGGGGTGCCGCTTTATCAACAGCATTTCAAAAGCACCCGAAGGTCTTCCCCCATCTGTACATCGCTTCGGTCCAGGCTGGCGAGAGAACCGGCGATCTACCCCAGACCATTTCCCGTTATATTGCATTTCTTAAGAAATCAGAAGGCTTTAAGAAAAAGGTCATCTCCGCCCTTATTTATCCCGGAATCATCCTGACTGTTGCGTTTCTCGCCGTAACCATGCTGCTGGTCTATGTAGTACCCACATTCAGCCAGGTTTACGCCGACTCAAAATCGAGTCTTCCGTTACCAACGCAAATGTTGATCGGATTTACCAGTGTTCTCAAACGTTATTTCCTTGTCGCTGTCGGTCTCATCATCATTTCAGCGTTCCTTTTAAGGAAATGGTCGGAAACGGAAGCCGGCAGATTCAGGGTGGATAGCCTCAAGATCAGGATTCCGTTCGTTGGTCCACTTCTCATCAAGTATGCCATGACCACTTTCATGCGGACTTTGGCCACTGTTATGGGGAGTGGTATTCCCATTGTGGAATCACTCAGAATGTCAGTGGGTACGCTGAATAACATGTTGCTGGAGCGGAAGCTTCTGGCTGCCGTTGTAAGGGTGGAAGAAGGGGTCCAGCTATCTTCAGCCCTTGAAGGCACCAGGATGATGCCTCCCCTTGCTTTGCGCATGTTGGGTGTAGGCGAGACAACCGGTTCGCTGGAAGAAATGCTGGGCGATATATCCGAATATTTTGAAGAAGAAATAGAGCGGCATTTAAATGTGCTGACAACTTCCATAGAGCCTGCCATCATGGTAATTATGGGAATAATTATCGGCGGCATCATCATAACCATGTACCTGCCAATATTCAAAATAGCAGGGACAGTGGGCTGA
- a CDS encoding GspE/PulE family protein: MNKTFKRKKLGDILVDNQTITPEQLTFVIDKLKSTSERFGAICLNEGLITDADLARALAEQFGLEYIDLQDFKHDETVLELLPPDAMQRFHFVPLELLGDALVVAISDPTDVLKLDEMELLLDRPVILKIAPESQILILLKKGEGARSVLKEVSEDFMLQLVTETEKGEEVLSVEKISADTSPIIKLVNSTILDALNRRTSDIHIETTQEGVIIKYRIDGVLYKATEPIDLHFQGPIISRLKVMSELDISERRIPQDGRFKVRINGKSIDFRVSIMPSAFGEDAVIRILDKESIATDLKGLTLETLGMDSREIKRFRKMIKEPYGMVLVTGPTGSGKTTTLYGALTEIHSGEEKIITIEDPVEYVLRGIVQIPVNEKKGLTFARGLRSILRHDPDKIMVGEIRDPETAQIAVQSALTGHLVFTTVHANNVFDVIGRFTHMGIDPYNFVACLNCVMAQRLVRKICPKCKYPVVIPDEKLIESAIDPERCRNVTFYEAKGCDDCNGTGYRGRSAIVELLDLNDEIRELIIAKASAIQLKKAAKEAGTVFLRESAVEKVLAGDTTLREINRVTFVE, from the coding sequence ATGAACAAAACATTCAAAAGGAAAAAGCTCGGAGACATTCTGGTCGACAACCAGACTATTACTCCGGAACAACTTACTTTTGTCATTGATAAACTGAAAAGCACCAGTGAGCGCTTTGGGGCCATCTGCCTCAATGAGGGGTTGATTACCGATGCCGATCTGGCTCGGGCTTTGGCTGAGCAGTTTGGCCTGGAATATATTGACCTGCAGGATTTCAAGCACGACGAGACTGTTCTTGAATTACTTCCTCCCGATGCAATGCAGCGTTTTCATTTTGTACCGCTTGAACTGCTCGGGGATGCTCTGGTAGTAGCCATTTCAGATCCCACTGATGTTCTTAAGCTCGATGAGATGGAGTTACTGCTCGATAGGCCTGTAATTCTGAAAATTGCTCCTGAGTCACAGATTCTGATCTTGTTAAAAAAAGGAGAAGGAGCAAGAAGCGTCCTTAAGGAAGTCTCTGAAGATTTCATGCTCCAGTTGGTGACCGAGACGGAAAAAGGGGAAGAAGTCCTGTCGGTGGAAAAAATTTCAGCCGATACCAGCCCCATTATCAAGCTGGTTAACTCAACGATCCTTGATGCCTTAAACCGCCGTACCAGCGATATTCATATAGAGACCACCCAGGAAGGGGTCATCATCAAGTACCGCATCGACGGGGTGTTATACAAAGCGACAGAACCTATCGATTTGCACTTTCAGGGGCCGATCATTTCCCGCCTCAAGGTCATGAGCGAGCTTGACATCTCAGAACGCCGCATCCCCCAGGATGGCAGATTCAAGGTCCGGATCAATGGCAAATCAATAGATTTTCGTGTATCCATCATGCCCAGTGCTTTCGGCGAGGACGCCGTAATAAGGATTCTTGACAAGGAAAGCATTGCAACGGATCTCAAGGGGCTCACCCTTGAGACACTGGGCATGGACAGCAGGGAGATAAAACGGTTTCGCAAGATGATCAAGGAACCGTACGGGATGGTGCTGGTAACGGGGCCTACCGGTTCGGGGAAAACTACGACCCTTTATGGCGCCCTCACTGAGATCCATTCAGGCGAAGAAAAAATCATTACCATAGAAGATCCGGTTGAATATGTTCTTCGTGGCATTGTTCAGATCCCGGTAAATGAAAAGAAAGGCCTCACTTTCGCACGGGGGCTTCGTTCCATTCTTCGCCACGACCCCGACAAGATAATGGTAGGCGAAATAAGGGATCCTGAAACTGCTCAAATCGCCGTCCAGTCGGCTCTTACTGGCCATCTTGTATTTACTACCGTTCATGCAAACAACGTCTTTGACGTGATCGGGCGTTTCACCCACATGGGGATCGATCCCTACAACTTTGTCGCCTGTCTCAACTGTGTCATGGCACAACGCCTTGTACGAAAGATCTGTCCGAAGTGCAAGTATCCAGTAGTCATTCCCGATGAAAAGCTGATAGAGTCAGCCATAGACCCGGAAAGATGCCGAAATGTCACATTTTACGAGGCCAAGGGCTGCGACGATTGCAATGGTACCGGTTATCGGGGAAGGTCGGCCATTGTAGAGCTTCTGGATCTCAATGATGAAATACGGGAACTTATAATAGCCAAGGCTTCGGCAATTCAGCTGAAAAAGGCTGCCAAAGAGGCGGGAACCGTTTTTTTGCGTGAGTCTGCCGTGGAAAAAGTACTTGCAGGTGATACCACATTACGGGAAATAAACCGCGTCACCTTTGTTGAATAA
- the pilM gene encoding type IV pilus biogenesis protein PilM, giving the protein MFFSKKAIGVEVSGEAIKMAVVDGSRNSLSLAAYNATPIPHDLLKFGMKEQNVLNPSAFVGIIRDAYLRLLTKETVISLSLPETTGRVMLVDIETRFKSKEEGKEIIRWKLKKNFSFNLSETHLDYQLLEEKDDGAMSLLVSIIAKPVITQFEELFLQAGLEPKFIDFTGFNVYRLFSNRLSVTENVTFFTFHCGIFTMMVFYGEVLVFYRSKDLSPGIFEPNRLYREINNSQLVFKDKFPGFSANEVFCFAAGEDAESFSGVVSDAIGAEPILLDVSRVISSQSGVATDRRLLQSLAGALGAAVRDF; this is encoded by the coding sequence ATGTTTTTTTCAAAAAAAGCCATAGGAGTTGAAGTGTCAGGGGAGGCCATCAAAATGGCCGTTGTAGACGGAAGTCGTAATTCCTTAAGCCTTGCAGCTTACAATGCGACTCCTATTCCCCATGATCTTCTGAAGTTCGGCATGAAGGAGCAGAATGTTCTCAATCCTTCTGCTTTTGTTGGCATTATCCGAGATGCCTATCTCAGACTCCTGACAAAAGAAACAGTCATTTCCCTGTCTTTGCCAGAAACCACAGGACGAGTCATGCTTGTCGATATTGAGACCCGTTTTAAAAGCAAGGAAGAAGGGAAAGAAATCATCCGCTGGAAGCTCAAAAAGAATTTCTCCTTCAATTTAAGCGAGACTCACCTGGATTATCAGTTGCTCGAAGAAAAAGATGACGGTGCAATGTCTCTTCTTGTGTCTATCATAGCCAAACCGGTGATTACACAATTTGAAGAACTCTTTCTTCAGGCCGGGCTTGAACCCAAATTTATAGATTTTACAGGCTTCAATGTTTACAGGCTATTTTCAAATCGTTTGTCGGTAACAGAAAATGTTACTTTCTTTACTTTCCATTGCGGCATTTTCACCATGATGGTTTTTTATGGCGAGGTACTTGTCTTTTATCGCTCCAAAGACCTCTCACCAGGTATTTTCGAGCCTAACCGACTATATCGGGAGATCAACAACTCACAGCTGGTGTTCAAGGATAAATTCCCCGGTTTTTCTGCCAATGAGGTCTTTTGTTTTGCTGCCGGCGAAGACGCCGAATCTTTTAGTGGTGTAGTCAGTGATGCAATAGGGGCGGAACCGATTTTGCTCGACGTGAGCCGCGTGATTTCCAGCCAAAGCGGAGTCGCCACAGATCGAAGATTGCTGCAATCTCTGGCTGGTGCTTTAGGTGCCGCAGTGAGGGATTTCTGA
- a CDS encoding PilN domain-containing protein translates to MQFTTNLATRSYINLRQLHLIIAITAILLILWLVFNIREIFFNLGETKRLETQIISLDRKIKGDSKGVPAKEYETVLAEIRFANSIIEKKSLNWLNFLEQLESVVPEGVTLSTVEPDVEKRTLKLTGYGKTFTDLRRFFEVLSSSAYFKNVFLENQSAIKVGQNQKGVSFTITCTVIYK, encoded by the coding sequence ATGCAGTTTACTACTAATCTTGCAACCAGAAGCTATATCAATCTTCGTCAGCTGCATCTGATTATTGCCATTACGGCAATTCTTCTCATACTGTGGCTTGTTTTTAACATCAGGGAAATATTCTTCAATCTTGGTGAGACCAAACGCCTTGAGACGCAAATCATATCCCTGGACAGGAAAATTAAGGGTGATTCAAAAGGTGTACCCGCAAAAGAATATGAAACGGTGCTGGCTGAAATCCGCTTTGCCAATTCGATTATTGAAAAGAAAAGCTTGAACTGGCTTAATTTTCTGGAACAGCTCGAATCGGTAGTCCCGGAAGGGGTTACTCTTAGTACTGTAGAACCTGATGTGGAGAAACGCACCCTTAAACTGACCGGCTACGGTAAAACCTTTACCGATTTGCGGCGCTTTTTTGAAGTTCTTTCCTCTTCAGCATATTTCAAGAACGTTTTCCTGGAAAATCAATCGGCAATCAAGGTAGGACAGAATCAGAAAGGGGTAAGTTTCACCATTACCTGCACGGTAATATACAAATGA
- the pilO gene encoding type 4a pilus biogenesis protein PilO: MNLKLLKETLIAKKRLVLPIIFLLFINIVSFVYLTFYQEPRVASLQSSWFEKRQKSSQMSVLDAATIYAQGKRDLQTWHSRILSKNDFARMLGELFETASNNSLVVNNVTYKPTSMKEQGLLAYTIDFSVSGNYAGMKSFISDLMRSRQIILLDNLSLANASQTKEDVQLKLKLITYFRMEGP; the protein is encoded by the coding sequence ATGAATCTCAAACTTTTAAAAGAGACGCTAATAGCCAAGAAGCGCTTGGTTTTACCGATAATTTTTTTATTGTTCATCAACATTGTTTCCTTCGTTTATCTTACTTTCTATCAGGAACCACGGGTTGCATCACTGCAAAGCAGTTGGTTTGAAAAACGGCAGAAGAGCAGCCAGATGAGTGTGCTTGACGCTGCCACCATCTATGCCCAAGGGAAGAGAGACCTGCAGACGTGGCACTCAAGAATCCTTTCCAAGAATGATTTTGCACGCATGCTGGGCGAGCTTTTTGAAACTGCGAGCAACAATAGTCTGGTCGTAAACAATGTTACGTACAAACCGACCAGCATGAAAGAGCAAGGACTTCTTGCCTATACCATCGATTTTTCCGTTTCCGGTAATTATGCCGGGATGAAAAGCTTCATTTCCGACTTGATGCGCTCCCGGCAGATAATTTTATTGGACAATCTGTCCCTTGCCAATGCCAGCCAGACAAAAGAGGACGTGCAACTCAAATTGAAACTGATCACCTATTTCCGGATGGAGGGGCCATGA
- a CDS encoding secretin N-terminal domain-containing protein: MHPLKHLLVLIFGLAILSGCAGGRSAFSNAEKLEREGRLDEAVLKYGEVAGANPDVVEYRSRFLSVSAAAAQKHLKKGEEFLAAQNYDDALREFQTAYALDPSLQQAQQQSELVIRLRNSHVYQKEGSEFEKNRKPKEAIRSYQKALEFNSNNTEARNAVDRLVKSKKPKMDGYELNLKSNKPLTLKFKDAKIKEVFNIISQLSGINFVFDEGVKDQNFSIYLENATFQQALDIICGVNKLGKKVLNENTIIVYTKSPEKTKQYEELIVQTFYLNKLDAKKAVNLIRTMLQVKKIYVNEEMNALVIRDTPEVIEVAQKILDANDVPDAEVVLEVEVLEFTKSNAESFGLALSRYAVSTAAAKVGASTFLSDVLVQPTSTSSTTTSTTTSSDNLLSLFRWRGFNGFLTVPNATFNFGKTLSNSETLANPKIRVKNREKAKFNVGTRVPITTTSTNGTSIGVNVNVQYVDVGVKVNAEPTIQLNNEVSIKLSLEVSTILSKDKIGDASSLTTVVTIGTRNLDTVLSLKDGETSIIGGLIQDDKSKSKQKVMVLGDIPIIGPLLSNNDNTNRKSELVLAITPRVVRSVTVPEGDAAGFWSGREDEPSLSKPYSSFVQEQELVPAVQTTPLPPAEAPIKPETEPKAAPSVQPPPPVPAQPEPPAAAEPQSPAPKVTVNLAAPASVELNSQFSVEIKVANATNLINAPFTFAYDPIFLELIRLTEGPFMKKDGKPTTFRPTIDKVTGQVAISLSRPVEVGGVTGSGTLAIATFRAKNQGPASMGFLDTNLTAVGGKPVDALSYSAVVEVK, translated from the coding sequence ATGCATCCCTTAAAACACCTGCTTGTCTTGATATTTGGTCTGGCTATTCTTTCCGGCTGTGCCGGCGGTCGCTCCGCGTTCAGCAATGCTGAAAAGCTGGAGCGGGAAGGGCGTCTTGACGAAGCCGTCCTCAAATATGGAGAAGTCGCAGGCGCCAACCCGGATGTGGTGGAATATCGGTCCAGGTTTCTTTCGGTAAGTGCAGCAGCCGCCCAAAAGCATCTGAAGAAGGGGGAGGAGTTCCTGGCGGCCCAAAATTATGACGATGCCCTGCGCGAATTCCAAACCGCCTATGCCCTGGACCCTTCCCTTCAGCAGGCCCAGCAGCAGAGCGAGCTGGTGATCCGCTTGAGGAATTCCCACGTTTATCAGAAAGAAGGGTCGGAGTTCGAGAAAAACCGGAAGCCCAAAGAGGCGATTCGCTCGTATCAGAAAGCATTGGAGTTCAACAGTAACAACACCGAGGCCAGGAACGCGGTTGATCGCCTGGTAAAAAGTAAAAAGCCGAAGATGGACGGGTACGAACTGAATCTCAAATCTAACAAGCCCCTTACCCTCAAATTCAAGGATGCCAAGATCAAAGAGGTTTTCAACATTATCTCGCAACTTTCCGGTATCAATTTCGTCTTTGACGAAGGGGTGAAAGACCAGAATTTTTCCATCTATCTGGAAAACGCAACCTTTCAGCAGGCTCTCGACATTATCTGTGGCGTGAACAAGCTGGGTAAGAAAGTCCTCAATGAAAACACCATCATCGTTTATACCAAAAGCCCGGAAAAAACGAAGCAGTATGAAGAGTTGATCGTCCAGACCTTTTACCTCAACAAGCTTGACGCCAAAAAAGCGGTAAACCTGATCCGCACCATGCTGCAGGTGAAGAAAATTTACGTCAACGAAGAGATGAACGCCCTGGTCATCCGGGATACCCCTGAAGTCATCGAAGTGGCGCAGAAAATTCTCGATGCCAATGACGTGCCCGATGCGGAAGTAGTGCTTGAAGTTGAGGTGCTCGAATTCACCAAGAGCAACGCTGAGAGCTTCGGTCTGGCTCTGAGCAGGTACGCGGTTTCCACTGCCGCTGCCAAGGTGGGCGCTTCCACATTTTTGTCCGATGTGCTGGTACAGCCCACATCCACATCATCTACGACCACCTCGACTACCACCAGCAGCGACAATCTGCTCAGCCTTTTTCGCTGGCGCGGGTTTAATGGCTTTCTGACGGTGCCCAATGCCACCTTCAATTTCGGCAAGACCCTGTCCAACAGCGAAACCTTGGCCAATCCCAAGATACGGGTAAAGAACCGGGAGAAGGCCAAGTTCAACGTGGGCACCCGTGTGCCGATTACCACCACATCCACCAATGGCACGAGCATCGGTGTCAACGTCAACGTTCAGTACGTGGATGTGGGGGTCAAGGTGAACGCCGAACCGACCATCCAGCTGAATAACGAGGTTTCCATCAAACTGAGCCTGGAGGTCAGCACCATCCTCAGCAAGGATAAGATCGGCGATGCCAGTTCGCTTACCACCGTCGTCACCATCGGTACCCGCAACCTGGATACCGTCTTGAGCTTGAAGGATGGAGAAACCAGCATTATTGGTGGACTGATCCAGGATGATAAAAGCAAGAGCAAACAGAAAGTCATGGTTCTGGGCGACATCCCTATCATAGGACCTTTGCTTTCAAATAACGACAATACTAACAGGAAATCAGAGCTGGTGCTGGCAATCACCCCCCGGGTGGTTCGGTCTGTTACCGTGCCGGAAGGGGATGCTGCCGGATTCTGGTCGGGCAGGGAAGATGAACCATCCCTGTCCAAGCCCTATTCATCCTTTGTTCAGGAGCAGGAACTTGTTCCTGCCGTGCAAACCACGCCGCTTCCACCGGCCGAAGCACCGATAAAACCCGAAACCGAGCCGAAGGCTGCCCCTTCTGTCCAGCCTCCACCACCAGTTCCCGCACAACCAGAGCCCCCCGCTGCTGCCGAACCGCAATCGCCGGCTCCCAAGGTTACTGTCAATCTGGCTGCCCCTGCTTCGGTAGAGCTTAATAGTCAGTTCAGCGTCGAGATCAAGGTTGCCAATGCGACCAATCTTATCAACGCGCCCTTCACCTTTGCCTATGATCCGATCTTTCTTGAACTGATCAGGCTAACAGAGGGCCCCTTCATGAAGAAAGACGGTAAGCCTACCACATTCCGCCCAACCATAGACAAAGTAACCGGGCAGGTGGCAATCAGCCTTTCCCGACCGGTGGAGGTAGGGGGGGTAACCGGCAGCGGGACACTGGCAATCGCCACCTTCAGGGCAAAAAATCAGGGGCCGGCAAGTATGGGATTTCTTGATACCAATCTGACTGCCGTCGGCGGGAAGCCTGTAGATGCCCTCTCTTATAGTGCCGTCGTTGAAGTGAAATAG
- a CDS encoding type II secretion system protein — protein sequence MKTIRNNSGVSLVELVVTLVILSILAAIILPSAQMTARRTKELELKRNLRVIRTAIDDFRKKYDDAVKENKIPSVQNKSGYPETLQQLVEGYDFGGLVNYKMKFLRRIPRDPFNPTKPGEDVKEEDLWGLRSYADKPDSTSWGGEDVYDVYSLSEETAIDGTKYKDW from the coding sequence GTGAAAACGATCAGAAATAACAGCGGCGTAAGCCTGGTTGAGCTTGTTGTGACCTTGGTCATTCTTTCCATTCTGGCCGCAATAATTCTGCCGTCGGCGCAGATGACGGCACGACGTACCAAGGAACTGGAGCTGAAGAGAAACCTGAGGGTGATCCGCACGGCCATAGATGATTTCAGGAAGAAATACGATGATGCTGTTAAGGAAAACAAGATCCCTTCGGTCCAGAACAAGTCCGGTTACCCTGAGACCCTGCAACAGCTGGTGGAGGGCTATGATTTCGGTGGGTTGGTTAACTACAAGATGAAGTTTCTACGCAGGATTCCCCGAGACCCTTTCAATCCGACCAAACCGGGTGAGGACGTCAAGGAAGAGGACCTCTGGGGACTTCGCTCCTACGCGGACAAGCCTGACAGCACAAGCTGGGGAGGGGAAGACGTTTATGATGTCTATTCTCTTAGTGAAGAGACTGCCATCGATGGTACCAAATACAAGGATTGGTGA